The following is a genomic window from Nicotiana tabacum cultivar K326 chromosome 3, ASM71507v2, whole genome shotgun sequence.
TGAAGACAGCTTTCGAAACTTTAAAGGAATAGAGCTCCATTGCAAAAGATATACATGCACCGCCAAAATCATGTCCCACCAAAATCACCTACATTGTTAAAGATATGATTCCAATTTTTAATAAACAATGGCTGAGCAAACATAGTTACTAAGAAGGGGGATAAGGATTTTCCTCTGTGATTAGGTGGGATTTGGAGATTTCACAAATCTCAGTATGCATATCTTCAATATCACGAAGCAATATATCCAAGCCCCATTCTATGACTAATTAACACGTTCAATCAGCGTAAGAAAATAGATTAGTCTAACGTAAAACTAGAAaacttttccttcattttatcatCAATTTTTTATCTTCACCTACCTACTGCAACAAGGGCTTGGCTAGGAAGGGGGGAGGGGGTAAGACCTTTTGATTTATATATACAGCTAGTTCATATAACAACTGCTGATATGACCTTTTCCGTCTTGTTCCTATGTTTTCTGATTTAGATGCAACTCTTTGGGTCACTTGTCTCGACTTTCAGACGAATTGTGTTGAAACAGCTTGAGGTTTTGCTTATCAGAGATGTGACTGTTTATCCTTTTGTAGGTCTTCATTTGAGGAGGAGGGATGGGAGAAGGTTGCAGTTAGTGAACAACGTCTATTACAGCAAGAATGAGCAAGATCTTCCTTCAATGACAACAAACAATGGAGAAGCGCATGAATTTGCATTCGGGCACAAGAATTTTGGAACAGAAAACTTGGCAAAGCATAAAAGTGTATAGATATAATGCTTTCAAGTATGCTAAGTCCTTATAAACGCTTTTACCAGTAAATCTCCAGAAGTGGCCCCGAATTAGGAAGCAGATCATTTTTCTTTGAAGCTCTGAGTTTCCAAACGAATGCAAGATATAATAATGGGTGTCAGAATTCGATAGCTAGAAATGGTGCAGAACTAACCTTCTCTCCATCAGCAAGCTTTTCAAGGAAATCAGTGAGTGGCTGCACATATTGTGACAGACTTGCAATGCTATTTGTGTCAAAGGAATGAATGCCTGAACCAGTTAAATCAACTGCAGTAACTTTAAATCCAGCTTCTTCTAAGAGTGCAATGGTTTTATACCAACACCAGGCCCCAAATCCACCACCATGAACAAGGACAAAATGGTTTGTCTCTAAATCATCGACTTTTAATTCCTGCAAAGATAGACATCCAGAAGACTGAATATAGACAAACACAAACTAACATCATGACACCATAGTAGCAAGCAACAAGAATTTTTTTCCTTTGGAATAAATAGCAGAAAGGTTGTCTTTTTAATTTTCCTATAGCAACAATAACCCAACTGCTGTATGTATGATAACACACAaacaagaaaatagaaagaagCTAAATTCAAAAATGAGGTTGTCTATCGTTTACACTTTCTTGATGAGTTATCAGGAACTACTACTTTATTGAAGTTTTAATGACTTTAAAGGGATCGAACCACTACAAGTGAAAATATGTTCTTGAACAAGTCTAATCTAAACCTAGAAAGTGGCTCAATTCTTTCATTTATGTTTCAGATTGCAGGTAATAACAATCTATGAGGTTTAACAATCAAATCACATTAGCATCACTTGGTTGtgctgtttttttttccttttaaaaacttaatataccaaataggtttttttcttttcttctaaacAATAACTTAAACAATGTCGTTCTTGACTATTCCACTGGGTACTCAGCTACATCACACCAACATAGGCATCAGGTAATTCTGTGTAATTCTGCCCAAATGAGGCTTAGTTCTCCAAGGTTTGCACCCACCTCAAGGGTGTGAACTCCATTTTCTTCTGAATATTAATATAGTTTGTACTTTCAAGCAGAGTAAAATTCTCGAGTTACATGATGCAACATCTAATTTAGGTAATTGTAAGTTAGTGTTGATTCAAATCAatgttagttttttatttttcggTGAATCCCCTTCATACTTAAATTTCACAGTGTACTTCAGTTCAATTACCTATAAGGGCAATTCTGAATAGCACAATAAAAAATCCTGAATATATTAGTCGAATATAGCAATTTTTTTATCGCAAGGTGCACTGAATCTAATCTATAATGGAATACAGCAACCGCTCAAAAGCTACGATTTAATCGCCGATCGAAAAAGGAATAGTAAAAGCgaacaaagaaaaggaaatcaAGCAAATGCCAGAAGTGGAAAGTAAAAAGTGGGCAAACATATGAAAAAGCATATACACACCTGGTTACTAACAAGCTGGTGAGGCTGAAGAAGAGGATCAGTAAGTGACCGCGCCCTAGAGCTAGAGCTACGCGGCAGCGGTTGATTCTTCTTGGAGTTCGAATTCGGATACCGAAGCGAAGTCGAACGATCAAAAGGAACAGCGCCGCCTCCGCCTCCGCCGTTTTGCAGCTGCTGCTGAAACAGAATCGCGGCGGCGAGAGCTCGTTCCTGAATAAGGGAATCGTCTCTCTTCGTCGATCGATTCCTAGACCACCTGTTGCTTCCGTTGACGGCGCCGCCACTAACGGCAGCAGCCGCCGATTGATTCGTTAAACGCCTGGACGTTGGCCGCTTCTTCCCGGTGGAATTCCGTGAGAAACATAAACCCATTTCTGATTGATTGATGTTCACATGCAAATGATTAATACAGGAATACGTACAATAAGGAATGCGTTTACGTACAAGTATCTGATGCTTGCGCAAAGCAGTTGAGAGTTGAGCGAGAAGAAGATGGTTACCAGTTCCACTATTGCTTTATTTGCTTAGAACTGTTTTTGTTTGTAAAGCTGATCAAAAGCGTGGAATGGATATGAAGATGGCcatgattttgatttttattaCTAAAATAACCTCGGTTTAACAACCACATTTCTTACTAATATTTTCCTCTTATGTACCAAAAGTTTCCATCAAGGGCAAAGGAAAACAGAAAAGGAGAAATAAAACGGAACGTGTGTAGGATTTCAAGGGAGGCAGTTGGATTTAAGGATGATCATGGGCGTGGAAGTTATACATTTGTCATTCGTACATATATTTAATCATACATAATTAAGTGACATATAATTTTGCCTTAATATTTAACTGCATATAAGTATTTGCATATAACTCCTTTAAATTTATATTGTGCTTGCAGTTCGTTGATATCATTTCattctattttattgtattcgATAACCTACAAAAAATTTCGTTCTTCTGACAATAAATCATCTAAAATAAGTACAAAATCTATCATATTGCTATCTCCCGTAAATATTAGGAGTAAATGCTAAGGAATATATGAACAAATCGATAACAATTTTAGTTGCGAGAAGGTCTCATTAATTTAAATTGAAATGTGAAGAAATTGCTTTTTTAGGGAGAGAGACGTAACGTTTTAAAGTAGGAATTTGCTAATCCAAGTATACGCTCCTGCTTTTTCCCACTAACTAGCTCGTGTGACCTCAAAAAAGCACCTTTTCCCTGTTCTAACCAACACACCTCAAaagcttttcttcttttctcagcACGGCTCTTTACATCTCATTTTACTTAATTTATTCTTGCTTTTTCTCTCTGCCCTTGATCTAAACTTGCTTAATTAGTCTAGTACTAGTATTATGTCTTTAGGTCAATATACTAAGTACTACTGATGTTAGTTACTAAAATCTAAAGACTAAATAAATCTAGCAGCAAAACTGAAAGCAACGCGTCCCTAAATCAAAGAAATAAAGACTGAAGTGCAAAGGGAGGAGGCAGGCAACTAGGTTCTGGCCGGCAAAACTGACGCTGTTGATTCCAGGTCTCTGTTCAGATGTCAGCATTTACTGAAAACAATGAAAGCGCAATAAAGTAATAAACCATCTTCCCGTGGTAGTACTAAACATGATTCTTTCTGTTTAAAGCGATTTTATCAACTACCATATCGTCCGTCTATTCGTTTCAGCATTCATTTAGCTGTTTCTTCGAACAGCTAGTAGGCAAGCCTTTTCTTTTCATTGTACGGCTAATTATTGAGGCTATAATCCAAGATCAACTCATTTACAGTTACTAGCTGGTGGTTGGGTTGAATGGCACATTccaattttcttctttttatttttttcctaatGTCGCCATTAGAGCCCACCTTTCAGAAGAATCTCTTGTATTCACGTTTTATTGACCAAAATATCCATGTGTTATGTTTGATTTGATGTAAAATGTTTGTATTTCTTAAATTAATTTTAGtgctgtatgggtccaaatttgaccgaTCACGACCAACGACGAGTACGACAAACGACAGAGTCTCCTTGAGTCGATGTCCGATGGAGACGACCTTAAGGCCAAGAAGAGACTGTACGACCCTTGTAATAGCATAAGCACATTAGGGGACATTAGGAATATTACGTCGAATATTCCTTGTATTTTGTCTTTTACAATTTAGAAGAGTTCCTCTCTTAGTATAAAAGGGAGACAATAACCCTCTAACAAGGGATCCAGACTTTTGGAGAGATTACTATTCTTGAATGAAAAGAAACTTAGTGACCATCTTCTCTTTATCTATTGTtctttctagagattattatattCAGCTAAGATTTACTCcctcatctttgattgatttgttcaaaaaggttttaatatcttttgagtcaaacaatttggcgccgtgtGTGGGGATTTCTATAGCTGAAATCGTAGTATTCATCTAGATTCTTGAAAGAAATAACAGCTCCATAAAATCCAACGATGGCGGGAAAGGGAGAAGCGAGGCTAAAAGCAGTAGAGGGTGTCACAAATAACTTCCTGAATTCCCTCAACGAGGCTAGTGGAGAAGACAATGAAAATGCAACACTAAGCGCTACACCTGAGGGTGAGATCTCACCTCCTCCGCACGGGGATCTAACGATCTTGCGCGAGAAAGGAACCTCAACATTCTCAACAGGAGAAGCA
Proteins encoded in this region:
- the LOC107781595 gene encoding putative methylesterase 11, chloroplastic, producing the protein MGLCFSRNSTGKKRPTSRRLTNQSAAAAVSGGAVNGSNRWSRNRSTKRDDSLIQERALAAAILFQQQLQNGGGGGGAVPFDRSTSLRYPNSNSKKNQPLPRSSSSRARSLTDPLLQPHQLVSNQELKVDDLETNHFVLVHGGGFGAWCWYKTIALLEEAGFKVTAVDLTGSGIHSFDTNSIASLSQYVQPLTDFLEKLADGEKVILVGHDFGGACISFAMELYSFKVSKAVFIAAAMLTSGQSALDIFSQKTDSNDLTRQSQIFIYANGNDKPPTAIDLDKSLLRDLLFNHSPAKDVALASVSMRSIPFSPVLEKLCLSDSKYGSVRRFYIETAEDNAIPIALQQSMISNNPPERVFHLKGADHSPFFSKPQALHRLLVEISRIQST